From the genome of Nicotiana sylvestris chromosome 2, ASM39365v2, whole genome shotgun sequence, one region includes:
- the LOC138885965 gene encoding uncharacterized protein, translating to MPTKTRVASTGQKATKVLEREISYTMESDPSEIMGSIEEDPSEDPYEPSIRVVSTTPAVDRVRGVPTLPRPLVSQPVDQGMMEVVHGLAQPGFPQAQNYIKVFEDTSSSEVLNSPQSWESVNQGSSVYVMGYVEEQDSSRANKRKFPGKPVLEWKDNTASPREDDHAGHLRMVLRVLQERKLFAKFSKCEFWLNPVNFLGHIISEEGIQVDTQEIEAVKTLPRPTTPMKVHSFSIWQDITGNL from the exons ATGCCTACGAAGACTAGAGTCGCTAGCACGGGTCAGAAGGCTACAAAGGTGCtagaaagagagataagttatactatggaaTCAGATCCATCagagatcatgggttctattgaggaggatccatccgagGATCCATATGAGCCATCTATTCGAGTTGTTTCAACCACTCCGGCAGTAGATAgggtgagaggagttccgaccttaccaaggcccttagtttcacaGCCCGTTGATCAAGGTATGATGGaagtagtgcatggattggcacagccgggattccctcaggctcaaaaTTATATCAAGGTATTTGaggacaccagctcttctgaggttctgaatagtccacagtcttgggagtccgtcaatcaaggttcttcagtgtatgttatgggatacgtAGAGGAACAAGATAGTAGTCGGGCCAATAAaaggaag TTTCCAGGAAAGCCTGTTTTAGAATGGAAAGATAATACCGCATCaccaagag AGGATGATCATGCTGGTCATCTGCGTAtggtgctcagagttctacaagaaaggaagttatttgcaaaattttctaagtgtgaattctggttgaacccTGTAAatttccttgggcatattatttCAGAGGAAGGCATCCAGGTGGATACACAAGAAATTGAGGCAGTGAAGACtttgcctagacccacaacaccgatgaaGGTTCATAGCTTCTCTATTTGGCAGGATATTACAGGAAATTTGTAA